A genome region from Phycisphaerae bacterium includes the following:
- the grpE gene encoding nucleotide exchange factor GrpE, giving the protein MGKKDSKIVIPSEDELKAYAGKLDAGPQTAPAHTTPEPAAAATGAVDAATPPPAGEEELAQAGPQSEVEQWKDKYLRSKAELANYQRRSEKDRAEALRYANASFAKSLLPTIDNLERVLEAGQTHKDNTDAILDGVRMTLQDLLKVLAEHQVERIEAEGLPFDPMVHQAMVQQPSADCPDKTVLKELAKGYRLLERVLRPAKVIVSKAPE; this is encoded by the coding sequence ATGGGTAAGAAGGACAGCAAGATCGTGATTCCCAGCGAGGACGAGCTGAAGGCCTATGCGGGCAAGCTCGACGCCGGACCGCAGACTGCCCCCGCGCACACCACTCCCGAGCCGGCCGCCGCCGCGACGGGGGCGGTGGACGCCGCGACACCGCCGCCTGCGGGTGAGGAAGAACTCGCCCAGGCGGGCCCTCAATCCGAAGTCGAGCAGTGGAAGGACAAGTACCTGCGGTCCAAGGCCGAACTGGCCAACTACCAGCGCCGCTCGGAGAAGGACCGGGCGGAGGCCCTCCGCTACGCCAACGCCAGCTTCGCCAAGTCACTGCTGCCCACCATCGACAACCTCGAGCGAGTCCTGGAGGCGGGGCAAACCCACAAGGACAATACCGACGCCATTCTGGACGGCGTCAGGATGACACTTCAAGACCTGCTCAAGGTACTGGCCGAACATCAGGTCGAACGCATCGAGGCGGAAGGGCTGCCGTTCGATCCCATGGTACACCAGGCCATGGTGCAACAACCCTCCGCGGATTGTCCCGACAAGACGGTACTGAAGGAGCTTGCGAAAGGCTATCGCCTTCTCGAGCGGGTGCTGCGGCCCGCCAAGGTGATCGTCTCCAAGGCCCCGGAATAG
- the yacG gene encoding DNA gyrase inhibitor YacG, producing the protein MPTLQCPICQRQIRYSSLEEVPYRPFCGQRCKLIDLGKWLNEEYRISEEVPDGHRHPPQDRAQAQKE; encoded by the coding sequence ATGCCTACGCTGCAATGTCCCATCTGTCAGCGACAGATTCGCTACTCCTCGCTCGAGGAAGTACCCTATCGTCCGTTCTGCGGCCAGCGCTGCAAGCTGATCGACCTCGGCAAGTGGCTGAACGAGGAATACCGCATCAGCGAGGAAGTGCCCGACGGGCATCGCCATCCACCGCAGGACAGAGCCCAGGCCCAGAAGGAGTAA
- a CDS encoding zinc ribbon domain-containing protein has translation MPTYDYTCSSCEHAWELFQSITAKPIRKCPQCGRQTARRMIGTGAGILFKGSGFYCTDYRSEGYEKAAKSESDSSAGKSKGESGGSGAKATTESKSTPTPESKPSKKPDDK, from the coding sequence ATGCCGACCTATGATTACACCTGTTCGTCCTGCGAGCATGCCTGGGAACTGTTCCAGTCAATCACCGCTAAACCGATCCGCAAATGCCCTCAGTGCGGCCGCCAAACAGCCCGGCGAATGATCGGCACAGGAGCGGGCATCCTCTTCAAGGGCTCCGGCTTTTACTGCACCGATTACCGCAGCGAGGGGTACGAAAAGGCGGCGAAATCGGAGTCGGATTCCTCGGCCGGCAAAAGCAAGGGCGAGTCCGGTGGTTCCGGGGCAAAGGCGACTACCGAGTCAAAGTCCACGCCGACGCCTGAATCCAAGCCATCGAAGAAACCGGATGACAAGTAG